From the genome of Candidatus Rhodoluna planktonica:
AATCTTTCGAAAGTTAACAAGGAGAAATCATGGCTGCAAAGTCAGACACTCGTCGCAAGCCAAACCGCAACGCAAAAAACGCGAAGCTTGCGCCAGTTAAGGCAATCAAAGTCGGCGTCATCGACTACAAAGACGTCGCAACCCTACGTAAATTCGTTTCAGACCGCGGCAAGATCCGCGCTCGTCGTATCACCGGTGTTTCTGTCCAGGAACAGCGCCTCATTGCCCGTGCCGTAAAGAACGCTCGCGAAATGGCTCTAATGCCATACGCAGGCGCTGGCCGCTAAGGAGAAATCAAATGTCAAAGCTAATTCTGACCAATGAGGTCTCGGGCCTAGGTTCTGCTGGCGACGTCGTTGAGGTAAAGAACGGTTACGCACGTAACTACCTAATCCCTCGAGGCTTTGCTGTTATCTGGACCAAGGGTGGCGAAAAGCAGGTTGAGTCAATCAAGACTGCTCGTGACGCCCGTGCCCTAGCTTCTGTTGAAGAAGCACAAGAGTTAAAGAACAAGCTCGAAGAGAAGGCAATTCGTCTAGCTGTCAAGGCTGGCGTTGGTGGCCGTCTATTCGGTGCTGTAAAGACCGCTGATGTCGTGGCCGCTGCAGCTGCTGCCGGCCTAGGTGAACTAGACAAGCGCAAGGTTGCTTTCGTGGCACCTATCCGTTCAACCGGAGACCACGCTGCGACTGTTCGTCTGCACGACAACATCGTTGCTACCTTGAAACTTCAGGTAGTCAACAAGAAGTAACACCTTTGTCGAAAAGGCCGCCTTCGGGCGGCCTTTTTGCTTTAAGGTCGATTCCTAGCACTGGTCAACCCACCTCAATCAATTGAGTGCAGAGCGCAGCTGGGGTGAACTGGAGATGAACGGACGATAACTACTCAGGGGCTGTGGATAACCTGTGGAAAACGC
Proteins encoded in this window:
- the rpsR gene encoding 30S ribosomal protein S18 yields the protein MAAKSDTRRKPNRNAKNAKLAPVKAIKVGVIDYKDVATLRKFVSDRGKIRARRITGVSVQEQRLIARAVKNAREMALMPYAGAGR
- the rplI gene encoding 50S ribosomal protein L9, whose amino-acid sequence is MSKLILTNEVSGLGSAGDVVEVKNGYARNYLIPRGFAVIWTKGGEKQVESIKTARDARALASVEEAQELKNKLEEKAIRLAVKAGVGGRLFGAVKTADVVAAAAAAGLGELDKRKVAFVAPIRSTGDHAATVRLHDNIVATLKLQVVNKK